In Mammaliicoccus sp. Marseille-Q6498, the genomic stretch AACGGACTACAGAAATATTCCACGCAAATATTTAAATCCAATCATCCCAAAAGGCCGAGGCATGATAAAGTGGGCACCATTTGCTACTATGCCAGAACAATTCGAAGCAATATCACAACACATTAAAGACCAAACAAAAATTCAAAAGCCTATTTTGGATGAATCCGCACTGTCAGACTTAAACAACGTATTAGCCGAGAAAATTTTCTATCAACCAAACTGCCAAATTAAATACTGGCATGACGGATACGTACAGCAATTGAAGTGTGAAATACACAAATTCAACTCCGAGAAGAATACATTAGAAATTGTTAACCAAGACAATAAACAACTGATGTATTTAGATATGGACTGTATATTAGAAATAGAATAAAGAACAAAAAGAATCGCCTAGCACGATGATGCGCTAGGCGATTTTTTCAGACTGTCAACAAAGTCACTTAAAGTGAACTTGTTGGCAGTTTTTTGCGCTAACTAGCTTGTTTTTAAACTCTTGCTAGTTACAAATTGGTCTGAACCCCAAAAGTTGGACTTATTATTAGTTTGTCATTTGGTAGGTATATCTTCGATATGATATTGGGGACATACCACCTAATTTTTCTTTGATTCTCATATTATTGTAAAAATAAATATATTCAGTAATAGTGTTTTTTAAATCATCAAAATTATTAAAAACATGTCCATAGTACATTTCTTTTTTTAATAATCCAAAAAAATTTTCAATAGGAGAATTATCTAAACAATTTCCCTTACGAGACATACTTTGGAAAATACTATTTTCTTTTAAGAATGAAACCCACTGATTATGTTGATAGTGCCATCCTTGATCGGAATGAACCGTTGCACGGTAACCTAGTTCAGGACGATAAGAAAATGCTTCTTTCAATGCTTCTATTGCGATATCTAATGTTGGATGTTTAGACATTCTAAAGCTTATAATTTCAGAACTATATAAGTCCATAATAGGAGACAAATAAAGCTTTTCTCCATTCTTTGTTTTAAATTCAGTAATGTCTGTAACATATTTTTGGAAGGGTCGGTCTGTTTTGAACCTACGTTTCAATATATTTGAACATGTTTTACCAACTTTACCTTTATAAGAACTATAACGTTTACTTTTTCTAAAATATTTATTACATGTTAATTCAAGTTCTTTCATTATTTTCAACACTTTTTTATGATTAACAATCAAATTTTTATTACGAAGTTCTAATGTAACTCTTCTATAACCATAGGTATAATTGGCTTTTTGGCATATTATTTTGATTTCATTTCTGATAAGTTCATCTTTAAGCGGTTCGTTGTATCTTTTCACCCAATAGTAATAGACACTTTTAGCTATGCCCGCCATCTTTAATAAGAAATTTAAGGTAAATTTATAGGCTTTCCTTAACTCAATAATAAACTTTACCTTTTCTTTCGTTTTTCCTCGATGTGTTGAGTTAAGGCTTGTAACTTTTTTTGATACTCTATTCCTGCTTTTAAATTTTCATTTTCTTCTCTCAGACGTATTAATTCTTGACGTTCATTTTCCTTGAGATGAATTTCGTTTGTCTTCTTATTTTTCTTCATTACAGGAGGGCTCCTCTTCTCTATAGTCGCCTCATTTTTATCTTTTTCAACTTCAAATTTTTTCTGCCATTTCCAAATGGTTGTATAACTCAGAATTCCAAAATGATCTGCTGTTTCTTCATAAGACAACTTATTTAATTCTCTATATCTTAATACAGATAGCTTGAATTCTCTAGTAAATGTCTGTTTTACTTTATTCGGTTTTAGACCTTCAATTCCAAACCTTTTGTATTGTCCCACCCAAATTCTTATAGGAGTAATAGATTTCACTCCATGCTTTTTGGCTAATCTAGGATAGCCCATTTTACCATCCAAGTATTCTAGAACAATTTCATATTTCTTTTCGTAACTATAACTTTTCACCGTATACACACCCCGATTTTTCAATTTTTGAAAGTTCAACTTTTGGGGTGCGGTGCAAATTCTAACTAGCTTGTTTTTTATTTCTTGCTAGTTAGAGCTAAAAAAGTAGTGATTATAGTGTTTATTTACACTATTTCATAACTGAAACAGCGCTAACTAGCTTGTTTTCAAACTCTTGCAAGTTACAGATTCTAACTAGCTTGTTTTTTATTTCTTGCTAGTTAGAGCTAAAAAAGACATGATTTTAGTGTTTATTTACACTATTTTTCAACCAAAACAGCGCTAACTAGCTTGTTTTTAAACTCTTGCTAGTTACAAATTCTAACTAGCTTGTTTTTTATTTCTTGCTAGTTAGAGCACAAAACCGTTTAAAAACGAGACGCCTGAGGGAATAGTACAAGTCGAAGACTACAGGCTGAGACTGTACCCTAGGCAAGCGAGTTTTTAATCGGTTATGTTTATCTACAAACAAAAAGAATCGCCTAGCACGATGATGCGCTAGGCGATTTTTTTGTGTCATTGCTTATTCATGTTTTGTTTTTTTCTTTTTTCCTACTTTATCCATTACTTTATTGATATATTTTGAGTAGTCTTTTCCACTTTTTTCTTTATATTTATCATTTGCTTTATGCAGTGTTGATTCAAGTTTGCCACTTTTAACTAAATAGTCCAAACCTTTTTTCACGTTTTTATTCATCAATTGTCCTCCTTTTCAGTAGTAACAAATTTAGCATATATAAATTTTATATACAAAGGAAAACAATACTTATGATAACTTCCAACGATATGGATCTGTTAGTTTAGTCCAGTCTTGGTCAATTTCTTGTGCGTTAATTAAGCATGCGTCTAAAGATTTTGTAATTTCTTCTACGTCTAAATCACTGCCTATCACGACAAATTGTGTTTCTCTGTCTCCATACTCAGGATCCCAATTTGCTTTTACTTCTGGTCGATCATCTAAAATTTCTTTCTTTTGTGCGTCACTCATTGCATCTACCCAATATGTAATCGGATGAATATTGACGAATGATCCTGCTTGAGAGAATAGACATGCGACATGGTTATATTGAGCTAACCAAACGATTCCTTTAGCTCTTATGATGTTGTCTTGCATATTTTCCATCCAAGTATTAAATCTTTCAGCGTGGAATGGTAAACGTCTCTTATAAACAAAAGATGAAATCCCGTACTCTTCAGTCTCCGGTGTATGATTAGCATGGCCACCTTCTGTCAGTTCTTTAATCCAACCTGCAGAATTGCTCGCTTTTTCAAAATTAAATAATCCAGTATTCACGACTTCTTTAATTGGTACTTCTGCAAAATTCGTTTTAATCAATTTTGCTGTAGGTTGCAGTTTTCTTAAAATATTTTCTAGTTGATCTAAATCTTTTTTATCTACTAAGTCCGTTTTATTAAGAATCAAGACGTCACAAAATTCTATTTGATCAATTAGTAAATCAGAAATTGAGCGTTCGTCATCTTCACTCACACCTTGATCTCTATCAATCAGTAAGTCTTCAGATTTCATGTCATGGATAAAACGATGTGCATCCACAACTGTAACCATCGTATCCAATCGACAGATGCTTGTTAAATCAATGCCTAATTCATCATCTACATATGAAAAAGTTTGCGCTACTGGAACTGGCTCAGATATACCTGTTGATTCAATGACAATTTGGTCCACGTCTCCACGTTTCGCTATCTTCTCTACTTCAACTAACAAATCTTCTCTCAAAGTACAGCAAATGCATCCATTAGAAAGTTCGACCAACTTTTCATCCGTTCTGGAAATACCGCCGCCTTCTATTACTAAATCTTTATCAATATTAATTTCGCTCATATCATTCACGATAACAGCTATTTTTAATCCTTCTCTATTTTTTAAAATATTATTGAGCAGCGTTGTCTTGCCTGACCCTAAATATCCACTTAATACAGTAACAGGTATTTTATTCAATTTATTTCCCTACTTTCTCAATACTTATGCTCAGTCTGTATTTTCATTACCAACTAGATTTTTTCAAACCTGGAATTTGTCCTTTATGTGCATAATCTCTTAATGCAATTCTAGACATACCGAATTTTCTATAGACACCTCTAGGTCTTCCTGTCACTTGGCATCTACGCGTAATACGTGTAGGAGAAGCATCTCTCGGTAGTTTTTTTAATCCTTCATAATCTTTATTTGCTTTCAGTTCTTCACGTTTCTCTCTATACTTTTCAACCATTTGAATACGTTTTTGTTCTTTAGCTATTTTAGATTTTTTTGCCATATATATTACTCCTTTTAAAAATTTAATAAATTTAATAGAAAAAAATTAGGGCTAAGACATTTCTGCCTCAGCCCCCCGAAATCGTATATTAAAGTAAATAAAATAGTCATCTCTCGGAGGTAAATCGTAATGACTACGTTTTAACTATAAATCATGTTTCTTTTATTTGCAAGAAAAAATTTCTTTTAATTTCAAAACAAACACATCACACCGATATCTTAGTGATGTCAGTTTATAAATAAACTTAACCGATTAAAAACGCGCTAACGGTCACAATTCTGAATAATGGTCGTTAGAATTCCGAAACAATCAAAAAAACCGCCAACAAGTTCACTTTACGTGACTTTGTTGGCAGTCTAGTATCATTCTACAGTCGTTACGTTCAAACTATGCAATTGACTGTTATCATCATATTTCAAATCTTCTTTACCATAAAACGTGTATGTTTGACCTTTTTCTAATTGCTTATGGTCATAGTCAATAATGAAATAAGATTCTTTATTTTGACCTGATCCTTTACTTACTTCAACAATTTTATCTCCAACTGAACTATCGCTAATTTTGTTCACTTTAGCATTTGAGACTTTTAACAATTGATCGTGACTATATTCTCCATTAGTAAATTTTTTGTAATCTACCTCTTTAGAATCGTCCATTTTGTTCTGAACATAATGATTTACATCTGCTTGAGCAACATTTCCATTAAACTTCAATTTTGAATGACTATTCTCGGAAGGTTCAACAGAAACAACTACTACTGCACAAGCTAAAGTTAAAAAGAATAACACAATGGTACTTAGCAATGGAACCCTAAACCTAGTATTTCGAATTGCTTTCACTACCGTTGTGCCTAACATCACACAAAAAGCTACCAATACTAAAATTCCTAACACGCCAAATATTAAACTACCCACATCGCATTACCCCTTTGATTTTTTTGCTTTTATACTTTTACATAATAGACCTATATACACAATAAATCATTCATTTTGTTTCATGTACCGAAATAAATTTGTTACTGACGCTAAAAAAGACTGTGACATATTTGTCTCAGCCTCTTTCAATTAAATATTAAATTAGTCTGTATCGATCTTAGTTTCACTTAACTCCTCTAACCTTTTAATAACACTTCTTAACATGACAATTTCTTTTTCTAAATAAAAGTCATCCGTATTTGCTTTCACATCTAACTTCTCTGAAATATAAATCAAATCGTCCCCTAAATCGACAACATTCCAACTCTTATTTAATTCTTTATCCATAAATACCATCCCAAAAATATTTTAATCTCTTTCGTCTATATTTATAAAATAATTCTTTGTAAAACTCATTATACTACCAAACGGTCGTTCATTTCAATTTGAATTAAAAATGTAATATGTTTTTAAATAAAATAATATCTCAATCGCAATATTGTATTCTTTTTTAACAAAAATACAATATTTGTAATAATCTGAAATATTAGGAACTCTCTTTATAATTTGAGTAAAAAGGATGAAAAATTTGGAGATCCAGAAAATAATATTATATCGTTTTTAAAGGAGTATGAATTATCCTAGTATTATTTACATTAATCAATGCTAGAATTAAATTATAATATTATTTCAAGGAGATTTCTATGCAACGATTAAAGTCATTTTTGGAGATTAATCAAATTTATGTATATATTGTTTTTTTATTATTCGGTATTGTTTTAGGATTAGCTTTTGAGAACAGTGCGCTTATTTTTGAGCCTGCTATTTCTATTCTTATTGTTGTATTAATGTTTGGCATGTTTACACAGATTCCTTTTTTAAGCTTGCGAAATAGGTTATTAAATGTGAATTATATTTTAGCCCTCATTTTTTCAAATTTTGTGTTAATCCCTATTTTCGTTTTTATACTCGTTACTTTATTTAATGTTACTTCTGCGCCAATTTTAATAGGTTTATATCTTGTTTTGCTAACACCCTGCATTGATTATGTAATTGTTTTTACTGGTCTTGGTAAAGGTAACGCGGAATATATGTTAATTTCGACGCCTATATTGTTTATTGTGCAGATTGTCTTGCTGCCTGTTTACTTTTTTATATTTTTAAATCAAGATATGTCACAGTATATTGCTGTTGAACCTTTTTTAAAAACATTTTTGTTATTGATTATTTTACCTTTATTACTCGCTATTATTTTACAGTTGTTAAGTAAAAAATCTAAAAAAATGATGACCGTATTACATTTATCTGAATGGTTACCTGTACCTTTTATGGCTTTAGTGTTAATGACTGTTGTTGGTTCGCAAATCACAATAATTGTTCATGATTTACATATCGTGCTTACTGTCGTTCCGATTTATATATGCTTTATGATTGTAGCGCCAATGATTGGTTTCTTTTCAGGAAAAATTTTAAAATTACCTATAGATTTAAAAAGGACGTTAGCGTTTAGTTCCAGTACGCGTAATGCTTTAGTGGTCTTACCGCTAGCATTGTCTTTACCTCATCAATGGTCAACTGTTGTAACAGCCGTCGTGGTAACACAAACGCTTGTTGAATTAGTTGGTGAACTCGTTTATATAAGAACCATTCCAAAGTTGATTCGATAAAAATTGGTAATCTCTTAAATTCATGCGATTATAAATTTATATTAAAAAATAAAAGGACAAAGTCACTTAAAGTGGACTTGTTGGCAGTGTTTAGCTCTAACTAGATTGTTTACAAATTCTTTCTAGTTAGAAAATCTAACTAGATTGTTTGTGTAAGTCTTTCGAGTTAGAGCTAAAAATCAATGAAATTAATGTGATATTATACATTTTTATAAGAGAAATAGCGCTTACTAAATTGTTTTAGAATTCTTTCTAGTTAGAAAATCTAACTAGATTGTTTGTGTAAGTCTTTCTAGTAAGAATAAAAGCCGATTAAAAACGAGACGCCTGAGGGAATAGTACAAGTCGAAGACTACAGGCTGAGACTGTACCCTAGGCAAGCGAGTTTTTAATTGGTTATGTTTATCTACAAACTAAAAAGGACAAACCTGGGATTTTTTCAGGTTTGTCCTTTTTAGTTAAATCTATGCATTTATTTGGTTGTAATGTTTTTGTACAAGGCTATAGAATTTATCCATACTATAACCCCATTGGCTAAAGTAATTAATAGGATCTGTGTGGGTCGTACCGCCATAATATTTATTGATAGCATTATGACTGATTACTGTTCCAGTTCCTTCATTATTATCAGCTAAAGATGGTTTTAATCCATTTTGTGTTAACATTTTCGCTGTTAAGTAAGCTTGGTTATTTACTGATTTAGCAAACTGATCAAAAGTACTCGCTTGTGTTAGTTCAATTTGATAAAAATAAGGATTTGCTTTTGCACCTGCACCCCAAGCTAAATATTTACTCGGTGCGGTTTGTACTATTTTATTACTGCTTGCATAAGCATGAACAAATGCACTTTCGTAGTTGTTATACATGTAGTTAATTTCTTCATCGATTGTACTATTAGCATTAGACGTTTCATGAATAGCTACACCGATAAACTTGTCTGACTTATATTTGTATTTTGGTAAACTATTGATTCTTGCATCTTGCGTAACAGCTGATGGCTTTATGTTGTTGTTTGCAATATATGTATTTACATCTTGATAAGCTTCATTCAAATTTCTATTCGTTTCCATCTCAGTTGAATTACGCTCACCATCTTTGTTATGTAACTTTAAATCTTCATCTGTTAGTGAATTCGTTAGTTCATTTGGACTCATCTTTTGAGCCTGTTCAAAACTAATTGGCTTACTTGTTTTTTCAGTCTGATTACTACTTGTCTCATCAGCTTTCGCGTACAAACCAGATTGAGAAAGTAATAAACTTGATGTCAAAAATAAAACTGTTCCAAATTTATACTTCATCATAATCCCCCTTAATTCGTTTATTTTCACATTGTATAATAAAGTGTTACTAATTAATATGACGAATAATATCTTAATATATTAAGTGTATAATTTTATTAACTACAATTTAAATATAAAACAGCACACCCTATACTCTAGAATGTGCTGCTTTATATTAATCAATCACTTGTAACGCTTTTTCAGGAACTTGATCTCTCGTCACTTCTTCAAACGATTCAACATGTGTACCTTTATGCTTTATTTTTAAATATCGATTTATCTTAAGTTCATCCGCTGAAATATAATTTACTTTTGTACGATTACCCTCTGCATCTACAATCTCTTGATCATAACTTCTAATATTATGCTCCTTAACCGCATCAGGCTTTTTAGTTTTAACATAAGAATCTTTCTCCTTAACAAAAGGATTCAACTGATCCGTTATTCCCTTAACCTCACCCGAACTAGAAGAACTTAAAACGATAAATAATAAACAAACAATTAATAAGACAAAAATAATTAACGCTATAAATCCTTTAATTAAACTTTTCATTTCACTCTCTCCTTTCTAATAAAATCATACCACCTCTAGCCTATAAATAGTCCTAACATTGTTGTCACAACGGGGTTTATAGTCTTACATTATTGTAAGGTCATATGATTTTGATAGAATTCGTGGAGAAATTTGGTGATTTGATTTGATTCGATGCAATATACTTTTCTCTTTACAAAACAGAACATGTGTTCGTATAATGAAAGTATTAGATTACTGAGGTGGTATTTATGTATGACTATCATTATTGTCTGAATCGGGATATTTTATGTGTAGATTTGAAGAGTTTCTTTGCGTCTGTTTCTTGTATCGAGAAAGGTCTTGATCCGTTAAAAACAAAACTCGCTGTTGTTGCTGATACGAAGCGGCAAGGTTCTGTTGTACTTGCTGCTACACCTCCGTTAAAGGAAATGGGTGTTACGACTGGGTCTCGTATGTTCGAAATTCCTCAGCGTAAAGATATTTATGTTATCAATCCATCTATGAAAAAATATATACAACTTTCAACTCAAATAAGTAAAATCGCTTTGGATTACGTAGCACCTGAAGACTTTCATCAGTATAGTATAGATGAGTTTTTTATGGATGTTTCTGAATCATATCATCTGTTTGCACACTCACCCTTCTCTTTAGCGATTAAACTTCAAGATAGTATTTTTGATCATACGAATATTCGAAGTACGATTGGTATAGGATCCAATATGTTACTTGCAAAGTTATCTATGGATATAGAGGCCAAACATACACATCTTGGTATATCTGAGTGGCGTTATGAAGATG encodes the following:
- a CDS encoding YolD-like family protein, encoding MVKAINHNVPEEFQSETDYRNIPRKYLNPIIPKGRGMIKWAPFATMPEQFEAISQHIKDQTKIQKPILDESALSDLNNVLAEKIFYQPNCQIKYWHDGYVQQLKCEIHKFNSEKNTLEIVNQDNKQLMYLDMDCILEIE
- a CDS encoding helix-turn-helix domain-containing protein, with translation MYTVKSYSYEKKYEIVLEYLDGKMGYPRLAKKHGVKSITPIRIWVGQYKRFGIEGLKPNKVKQTFTREFKLSVLRYRELNKLSYEETADHFGILSYTTIWKWQKKFEVEKDKNEATIEKRSPPVMKKNKKTNEIHLKENERQELIRLREENENLKAGIEYQKKLQALTQHIEEKRKKR
- a CDS encoding GTP-binding protein, with product MNKIPVTVLSGYLGSGKTTLLNNILKNREGLKIAVIVNDMSEINIDKDLVIEGGGISRTDEKLVELSNGCICCTLREDLLVEVEKIAKRGDVDQIVIESTGISEPVPVAQTFSYVDDELGIDLTSICRLDTMVTVVDAHRFIHDMKSEDLLIDRDQGVSEDDERSISDLLIDQIEFCDVLILNKTDLVDKKDLDQLENILRKLQPTAKLIKTNFAEVPIKEVVNTGLFNFEKASNSAGWIKELTEGGHANHTPETEEYGISSFVYKRRLPFHAERFNTWMENMQDNIIRAKGIVWLAQYNHVACLFSQAGSFVNIHPITYWVDAMSDAQKKEILDDRPEVKANWDPEYGDRETQFVVIGSDLDVEEITKSLDACLINAQEIDQDWTKLTDPYRWKLS
- the rpsN gene encoding 30S ribosomal protein S14: MAKKSKIAKEQKRIQMVEKYREKREELKANKDYEGLKKLPRDASPTRITRRCQVTGRPRGVYRKFGMSRIALRDYAHKGQIPGLKKSSW
- a CDS encoding NADH-quinone oxidoreductase subunit J; the protein is MGSLIFGVLGILVLVAFCVMLGTTVVKAIRNTRFRVPLLSTIVLFFLTLACAVVVVSVEPSENSHSKLKFNGNVAQADVNHYVQNKMDDSKEVDYKKFTNGEYSHDQLLKVSNAKVNKISDSSVGDKIVEVSKGSGQNKESYFIIDYDHKQLEKGQTYTFYGKEDLKYDDNSQLHSLNVTTVE
- a CDS encoding bile acid:sodium symporter — protein: MQRLKSFLEINQIYVYIVFLLFGIVLGLAFENSALIFEPAISILIVVLMFGMFTQIPFLSLRNRLLNVNYILALIFSNFVLIPIFVFILVTLFNVTSAPILIGLYLVLLTPCIDYVIVFTGLGKGNAEYMLISTPILFIVQIVLLPVYFFIFLNQDMSQYIAVEPFLKTFLLLIILPLLLAIILQLLSKKSKKMMTVLHLSEWLPVPFMALVLMTVVGSQITIIVHDLHIVLTVVPIYICFMIVAPMIGFFSGKILKLPIDLKRTLAFSSSTRNALVVLPLALSLPHQWSTVVTAVVVTQTLVELVGELVYIRTIPKLIR
- a CDS encoding N-acetylmuramoyl-L-alanine amidase is translated as MKYKFGTVLFLTSSLLLSQSGLYAKADETSSNQTEKTSKPISFEQAQKMSPNELTNSLTDEDLKLHNKDGERNSTEMETNRNLNEAYQDVNTYIANNNIKPSAVTQDARINSLPKYKYKSDKFIGVAIHETSNANSTIDEEINYMYNNYESAFVHAYASSNKIVQTAPSKYLAWGAGAKANPYFYQIELTQASTFDQFAKSVNNQAYLTAKMLTQNGLKPSLADNNEGTGTVISHNAINKYYGGTTHTDPINYFSQWGYSMDKFYSLVQKHYNQINA
- a CDS encoding YxeA family protein, which translates into the protein MKSLIKGFIALIIFVLLIVCLLFIVLSSSSSGEVKGITDQLNPFVKEKDSYVKTKKPDAVKEHNIRSYDQEIVDAEGNRTKVNYISADELKINRYLKIKHKGTHVESFEEVTRDQVPEKALQVID